CGTCAGACGTTTGACATTGACGTAAACGACCCCACTGTATTTTTCCAAACTTTGCTGCACCAGCTTGAGGGCATCGGCAATTTCAGTGGCGCTTTCAGGCCGCATCTTGCCAGACAGCAACAGCTCCTGATTTGTCGGATCAAAATGAACAGTGAAGGGTAGGGGAAGCAGGCTCATCGGAAGTCCTCGACCGAGGGGAAATCCGCAATGATTTGAATCTCTTGTTCGCCGTCTTGCTCAATTCGGATCGTGGCGCGGAATATTGCTGCCAAATCTCTGAGCAAAACCGTCCCATCGGACTTCGTGACCACGAATCCAGAGCCGGCGCCTGGGACAGTCTGGTGTTCGCTTGCTCTCGCATCCATGTGCTTTCGGCCAAATGCTTCCTCGCAAGGAAACGCAATTCTCAGCCGATTGAATGTCGCATTCCGGTAGAGACTGAACCTTATCCTTCCCAGCTCGCTCGTCGAACGGAAAGCAAGTTCGATGAACTCGTTCGTCGCGACGGAAAGAAAATTGGAATATCGAGCGGGATCGCTGTGACCTTGGCCGAGAATGTCTGAGAGATATTCGGTAATCCCGTCGCAAAACTGCCATCGGGATTTGAACATCGCAACGTCCAGTTCCAGCGATACCATCGGCGCAAATGCATGGTCATCGAAGCTAGCTGCTTCCTGTTCCAATACACCCTCCCTTCTTTTGCCTGGGGCGTCAGGTTGATGCATGCCATAGCTAAAGGCACGGCGAAAATCGGTTGTTCACTGTGGTAGCGCTGGGCTTGCGGATGTGTCCGCCCGGGTGATGAATTCGCCAATCGCCTGGACCGGAAGCGGCCTGCTAATCAAATAGCCTTGAAGTCTGTCGCAGCCCACACTGCGCAACCATTCCGCCTGACCTGGCGTTTCAACCCCTTCGGCCGTCACCTGCATGTCGAGGTCATGTGCGAGGTTAACGATGCAGCGGACGATTGCCTGGCTTTTCAGATCGCTTTCGAGGTCGGTGATAAAGTATTTGTCGATTTTGATCGTGTCGAACGGGAATGTCTTCAGATAGCTGAGCGAAGAATATTCGGTCCCGAAATCATCAAGCGAGATTCGTATCCCTAGCACGTTGAGCGTATTCAAGGTGTCGATATTGTTGACGGTGCGCTCAAGCAGCACGCTTTCGGTTATCTCAAGCTCCAGACGGTCTGGCGGCAACCCGATCAAGTCCAGCGTTTGGGATACGCGATCGGTGAGGCCGTTTGTCAAGAATTCAGCCGCGGACAAATTGACCGCGACGATGTAGTTCTGCGGCCACTTCATTGCCTCGCGACATGCCTGCTCCAAAACCCATGCCCCTATTTCCGGCATTATTCCATCGGCCTCGGCCATCGGAATAAATGCCGTTGGTGGGATTTTTCCAAGTAGAGGGTGGTGCCATCTCAGCAATGCTTCGAAGCCGACAATGCTGCCGCCCTCGGCGATGGGTTGGTACTCAATAGAGAATTGTTGCTGGACCAGGGCCATGCGAAGGCTGCGGCGCAGCAGTTCGCGTTGTTCCAGCAACTCAAGCATTGAGGGATCAAACGGTCTTGCACGACCGCGCCCGTCCTTCTTCGCGGCGTAGAGTGCGACGTCGGACGCCTTCATCAGCTGCTCCGGACTTGTACCGTCCGGTGGAGCAGCAGATATGCCGATACTGGCACCGACAAATAGCGCGATGCCATCTATCGTGAAGGGTTTTTTGAATGCATCAACCAAAGCTTCTGCTAACTGGTGTCCTTTGGCGGGATGTCCTGGGCCTCTTGATATGACGGTGAATTCGTCACCCGCCAGTCGATAGGCTCTGTCGTCCCTGGCAAGGCACCCTTGAATGCGGCTTGCAGCGAGCTGAAGAAGCTTGTCGCCTGCCGGATGCCCAAGCGTGTCGTTGACGGGTTTGAAATCGTCAAGATCGAGTTGCATCAGGGACAGAGTCTCGTTCGAGCCTGTGGTCTCTCGTAACAACACAGCGAGGTCCTCGCTGAACTGGCGTCGGTTCGGCAGTCCAGTGAGCGGATCGTGGGTGGCCAGATGCAAAAGAGTTGCGCGCTCATCGTCGATAGATTCCTCGGACCGAACCACGGCAAACAGATCTCCGATCCGATAGATCGTCAGTCCGTGCGACGCGGGCGCGCCAAGATCCCCCGATATTTGCAAGGGTTGGGCACTGTCGCCCAATGAACGGAGGGCGAGTGTAATCGCCGATTTGTCCAATTCAGGAAAATGCTCCCAAAACGACGCTGCTGGTTTGACAGAAGCAGGCAGCTCATTGCCGAGCAAATTCTCGACGGGATTGAAATCGCGATCAAAGAACAAAAGCCGGTCGATTGAGCTCGAAGTTTTTGCCTCTGTTTGTCCGAGCGCCGAGGGGGCAGCATGAATTTTCCGCATGTCCGAGGCCCTCCCTAGTCTCATGTCATAACCAGATATTGTAGCAAATCAGCCCCCGCACAACTTGTGCACGCCAAGATTTACATTAGGCATTTCTGATTAACAATCCCCAACCTCTGCCCAACTCGCTCACGGATGGGCTTATGCCACGTCTTTATTACCGCGACCCATTTGCATCCATCGCCTCGGCGGCGACCCTTCGATGAACTGAGGGCAGGGGATCTCACGCGCCCGATCCGCACTCGGTCATGAACCAGTCGATGAAGCGGCCGACCGGCTTTTTCGCCCAGCTGTTCGATATGACGTAATAGCCCTGGTTCTCTGCCGTGGCGATCTCGGAAAGCACCAGCAGATCGCCGCGTTCGATCTCGCGGCGGAACACCTCGACAGGGCAGAGCGCCACGCCATGGCCGGCGATTACGGCCGTCGCCAGCATGTTGAAATCCTGAAATATCGGCCCTCGAAGCGGCTCCTGCGCTTTCTGGCCGGCCTTGCGGAACCATTCCTTCCAGCCATCGACGGATTCGTCGTGCAGCAGATCGGCGCCGGCGATCGAGACGTCGTCGATCGTCCAGTTGCGTTTGGCAAGGTAATGGCGACTGGTGACGGGCTGGTTGCGGCGGGAGAAGAGCAGGCGGCTTTCCCTGCCGCCGCTCAGATCCTCGCCCATGGTGATCAGTACGTCGAGGCTCTCGTGGTCGAAGTGTTCTTCGGCGCGGGCATAGACGATCCTGACGTCGAGATCGGGGGCGCTTTCCTGGAAGGAGGGCAGGGCGGGGACGAGCCAGCGCGATGCGATTGAGGGAATGCAGCCGACGGTGATGGCGCGCATGTCGTGATCGCGCCGCATATTGCCGGTCGCATGCGCGATCGCCGCCAGCGATCCGGAGACGGCCCGGTAATATTCACCGCCGGCTGCGGTCAGCGTAATGCCGCGGCCCGATTTCTGCAGCAGCTTGCGGCCGAGCCAGGTTTCCAGATGCTTGATCTGATGGCTGACCGCCGCATGAGTGACGTGCAGCTCGTCGCCCGCTTTCGAAAGGCTCATCAGGCGGGCCGTGGCTTCGAAAGCGCGCAAAGCGTTTAACGGCGGCAATTGCATTTGTAAAATTTCCTCACAGATGACGCAGAAATCATCATTTGAAAATGCCAGTGATTTCAATAGCTAATTGTTGCGGGCGATGAAAATGAATCATCACCGCATCTTCAATAATTTATCAGGGGAATCGGCGATGTTCGTCAGAAATCTGAAAGAGGTGGAGCTCACCGAGCGTTTCGTCGATTGGGGCAACGGCACGAGCCACCGGCTGCTGACCAAAGACGA
The nucleotide sequence above comes from Rhizobium indicum. Encoded proteins:
- a CDS encoding putative bifunctional diguanylate cyclase/phosphodiesterase — translated: MRKIHAAPSALGQTEAKTSSSIDRLLFFDRDFNPVENLLGNELPASVKPAASFWEHFPELDKSAITLALRSLGDSAQPLQISGDLGAPASHGLTIYRIGDLFAVVRSEESIDDERATLLHLATHDPLTGLPNRRQFSEDLAVLLRETTGSNETLSLMQLDLDDFKPVNDTLGHPAGDKLLQLAASRIQGCLARDDRAYRLAGDEFTVISRGPGHPAKGHQLAEALVDAFKKPFTIDGIALFVGASIGISAAPPDGTSPEQLMKASDVALYAAKKDGRGRARPFDPSMLELLEQRELLRRSLRMALVQQQFSIEYQPIAEGGSIVGFEALLRWHHPLLGKIPPTAFIPMAEADGIMPEIGAWVLEQACREAMKWPQNYIVAVNLSAAEFLTNGLTDRVSQTLDLIGLPPDRLELEITESVLLERTVNNIDTLNTLNVLGIRISLDDFGTEYSSLSYLKTFPFDTIKIDKYFITDLESDLKSQAIVRCIVNLAHDLDMQVTAEGVETPGQAEWLRSVGCDRLQGYLISRPLPVQAIGEFITRADTSASPALPQ
- a CDS encoding LysR substrate-binding domain-containing protein, which translates into the protein MQLPPLNALRAFEATARLMSLSKAGDELHVTHAAVSHQIKHLETWLGRKLLQKSGRGITLTAAGGEYYRAVSGSLAAIAHATGNMRRDHDMRAITVGCIPSIASRWLVPALPSFQESAPDLDVRIVYARAEEHFDHESLDVLITMGEDLSGGRESRLLFSRRNQPVTSRHYLAKRNWTIDDVSIAGADLLHDESVDGWKEWFRKAGQKAQEPLRGPIFQDFNMLATAVIAGHGVALCPVEVFRREIERGDLLVLSEIATAENQGYYVISNSWAKKPVGRFIDWFMTECGSGA